One genomic window of Vulgatibacter sp. includes the following:
- a CDS encoding NAD(P)H-binding protein, producing the protein MKIVVAGATGKLGRLVIDGLLQKVPTSQMVAAVRHPEKAVDLAARGVDVRHVDASRPETLKAAFSGTQKALLISSAEENALAWHQAVLEAAKKAHIRLLVYTSMLHAEESHLRAAAVHRATERLLRASGLTHVILRNGLYLENFTEQAVLALENGAVIGNASEGRVAGASRADYAAAAVAVLTGTGHENKIYELVGDKPFGMADLADEISRIAGKQVGYEDLTPEDHGVLLVAAGLPAERAEMLVDVHLAISRGEMTARAEDLRRLIGRPTTTLAGALAAALPQAPGSVPA; encoded by the coding sequence ATGAAGATCGTCGTTGCCGGCGCCACCGGAAAGCTCGGTCGCCTCGTGATCGATGGGCTCCTGCAGAAGGTGCCCACCTCGCAAATGGTGGCGGCCGTTCGCCATCCCGAGAAAGCCGTCGACCTGGCGGCCCGCGGCGTCGACGTCCGCCACGTCGACGCCTCCAGGCCCGAGACGCTCAAGGCCGCCTTCTCGGGGACGCAGAAGGCGCTGCTGATCTCCTCTGCCGAGGAGAACGCGCTCGCCTGGCACCAGGCGGTGCTCGAGGCAGCGAAGAAGGCCCACATCCGGCTCCTCGTCTACACGAGCATGCTCCACGCCGAGGAGTCGCACCTTCGCGCTGCCGCGGTGCACCGGGCCACCGAGCGGTTGCTGCGTGCGTCGGGGCTCACCCACGTGATCCTGCGCAACGGCCTCTACCTCGAGAACTTCACCGAGCAGGCCGTCCTCGCGCTGGAGAACGGCGCGGTGATCGGAAATGCGTCCGAGGGCCGCGTCGCGGGGGCGAGCCGCGCCGACTACGCTGCCGCAGCGGTCGCGGTGCTCACGGGCACGGGCCACGAGAACAAGATCTACGAGCTGGTCGGCGACAAGCCCTTCGGCATGGCGGACCTGGCCGACGAGATCTCCCGGATCGCAGGCAAGCAGGTCGGCTACGAGGATCTCACGCCGGAGGATCACGGCGTCCTGCTCGTTGCAGCAGGACTCCCGGCGGAACGAGCCGAGATGCTGGTCGACGTGCACCTCGCCATCTCCCGGGGCGAGATGACCGCGCGCGCAGAAGATCTGCGCCGGCTGATCGGACGGCCCACGACGACACTCGCCGGCGCGCTCGCGGCGGCGTTGCCGCAAGCGCCGGGCTCGGTCCCCGCATAG
- a CDS encoding amphi-Trp domain-containing protein produces MPNRPPRDIEKAYSRSQFVAKLRRLADAIEAGAPFTIQVAGERLRIPADAVFNIEHERDGGVDELEFQLRWS; encoded by the coding sequence ATGCCGAACCGCCCGCCACGGGACATCGAGAAGGCCTACTCCCGCAGCCAGTTCGTCGCGAAGCTGCGCAGGCTCGCCGACGCCATCGAAGCCGGTGCGCCGTTCACCATCCAGGTGGCTGGCGAGCGGCTGCGGATCCCCGCCGACGCGGTCTTCAACATCGAGCACGAGCGCGATGGCGGGGTCGACGAGCTCGAGTTCCAGCTGCGGTGGTCGTGA
- a CDS encoding YciI family protein, with product MKVMVIVKATKNSEAGIMPSEKLLAEMGKYNEELVKAGVMLAGEGLKPSASGKRIKFSGSKRSVVDGPFAETKELIAGYWIWQVRSMDEAVEWARRCPEPMPGEEAELEIRPIFEAEDFGAEFTPELRAQEDRLRAEMERRKQA from the coding sequence ATGAAGGTCATGGTGATCGTCAAGGCCACGAAGAACAGCGAAGCGGGGATCATGCCGAGCGAGAAGCTCCTGGCCGAGATGGGCAAGTACAACGAGGAGTTGGTCAAGGCCGGCGTCATGCTCGCCGGCGAGGGCCTGAAGCCCAGCGCGAGCGGCAAGCGGATCAAATTCTCCGGGAGCAAGCGCAGCGTCGTCGACGGCCCCTTCGCCGAGACGAAGGAGCTCATCGCCGGCTACTGGATCTGGCAGGTCCGGTCGATGGACGAGGCCGTCGAGTGGGCGCGCCGCTGCCCCGAGCCGATGCCGGGCGAGGAAGCGGAGCTCGAAATCCGCCCGATCTTCGAGGCCGAGGATTTCGGCGCGGAGTTCACCCCCGAGCTCCGGGCGCAGGAGGATCGCCTCCGGGCCGAGATGGAGCGGCGCAAGCAGGCGTAA
- a CDS encoding Spx/MgsR family RNA polymerase-binding regulatory protein, giving the protein MNKPLMLSYAGCGTCKKALKWLAEHGVEVTVRPIVEQPPTPAELSKWIPASGLPVRKWLNTSGQSYRAIGKEKVDAADDATLVRWLAEDGKLVKRPVLVLGERVLVGFREEQYAALFA; this is encoded by the coding sequence ATGAACAAGCCCCTCATGCTCTCGTACGCCGGATGTGGAACCTGCAAGAAGGCGCTCAAGTGGCTCGCCGAGCACGGCGTCGAAGTGACCGTGCGGCCGATCGTCGAGCAGCCGCCGACGCCCGCCGAGTTGTCGAAGTGGATCCCGGCGAGCGGCCTTCCCGTGCGCAAGTGGCTCAACACCAGTGGCCAGAGCTACCGCGCGATCGGCAAGGAGAAGGTCGATGCAGCCGACGACGCCACCCTCGTCCGCTGGCTCGCCGAGGACGGCAAGCTCGTGAAGCGGCCGGTGCTGGTGCTGGGCGAGCGCGTGCTCGTCGGCTTTCGCGAGGAGCAGTACGCGGCGCTATTCGCATAG
- a CDS encoding YidH family protein, producing the protein MANERTFVAWLRTAVSLISLGLAINRLAMYLQEVNQSEGKARHLVIDAAWMGTGFVIFGLVLVVLSASHFRRRTRQIQDGTFEPLSISIVVIGAAILLMGLLGLAWFHRS; encoded by the coding sequence ATGGCCAACGAACGGACCTTCGTGGCCTGGTTGCGCACCGCCGTCTCCCTGATCTCCCTGGGCCTGGCGATCAACCGGCTCGCGATGTACCTGCAGGAGGTCAACCAGAGCGAGGGAAAGGCCCGGCACCTGGTCATCGACGCCGCGTGGATGGGGACCGGCTTCGTGATCTTCGGCCTCGTCCTCGTGGTGCTCTCAGCCAGCCACTTCCGGCGGCGGACGCGGCAGATCCAGGATGGCACCTTCGAACCGCTCTCGATCTCCATCGTGGTGATCGGAGCCGCGATTCTGTTGATGGGGCTGCTCGGGCTGGCCTGGTTTCACCGCAGCTGA
- a CDS encoding N-formylglutamate amidohydrolase: protein MIPVTKQEEPRELDEAFEALDGDRDAPVFLTCEHASERLPDGYAWPPGDERLVGTHWAYDLGAADLVRELAEALRAPAVLSRFSRLLVDPNRPDGAATLFRAEAEGQPVGLNRQLTDAERTRRLERFHRPYHEAIHQRLAGYEAQVLFSVHTFTPVYEGQVRQVEVGVLFDTQEELAAHAARAIHAAGFVTRLNEPYSGREGLIYAAERHAAAHGKMALELEVRQDLAVRPEVRARLVDALAGFFRGRAR from the coding sequence ATGATCCCGGTGACGAAGCAGGAGGAGCCCCGCGAGTTGGACGAGGCCTTCGAAGCCCTCGACGGCGACCGCGATGCACCCGTCTTCCTCACCTGCGAGCACGCCTCCGAACGGCTTCCCGACGGCTACGCCTGGCCTCCCGGGGACGAGCGCCTCGTGGGCACGCACTGGGCCTACGACCTGGGTGCCGCCGACCTCGTGCGGGAGCTCGCCGAGGCGCTGCGCGCGCCCGCCGTCCTCTCCCGCTTCTCCCGCCTCCTCGTCGATCCCAACCGCCCGGACGGCGCCGCCACCCTCTTCCGCGCCGAGGCGGAGGGGCAGCCCGTCGGGCTCAACCGGCAGCTCACCGACGCCGAGCGGACGCGCCGTCTCGAGCGCTTCCACCGCCCCTACCACGAGGCGATCCACCAGCGCCTCGCCGGGTACGAGGCGCAGGTCCTCTTCTCGGTCCACACCTTCACGCCGGTCTACGAGGGCCAGGTCCGGCAGGTGGAGGTCGGCGTCCTCTTCGACACCCAGGAGGAGCTCGCTGCCCACGCGGCACGAGCGATTCACGCCGCGGGTTTCGTGACCCGGCTCAACGAGCCCTACTCCGGCAGGGAAGGGCTGATCTACGCCGCAGAGCGCCACGCAGCTGCACACGGGAAGATGGCGCTCGAGCTCGAGGTCCGCCAGGATCTCGCCGTCCGCCCGGAGGTGCGTGCGCGCCTCGTCGACGCGCTCGCCGGCTTCTTCCGGGGCCGCGCCCGGTAG
- a CDS encoding MFS transporter — MSPEEAGAAAPIRREPGWRDLLAGANLVRSLALAGGAGLHATNLYVSTTILPSVVRDIGGLAYYAWNTTVFVVASILGSAVASRLLARLGARAAYAIAAAIFAAGSLLCAAAPAMATMLVGRFVQGLGGGLLLALPYALIRTTFAEPLWPRAMALFSGVWGIATLLGPTIGGIFAELGNWRAAFWSLAPATAALTLAAVFVLPRRKGGAPAPPLPGRQLALLTAAVLAASASSVAGRSAWSAGGLLLAVTLVAAVITAESRARHRLLPRGAFRITKPLGALYLMSALLAMTVTCTEIFVPLFLQELRGLSPLEAGYLAALMSVGWTVGAIVTSSLHEGRLILVLRGAALLSVVSMAALAVLLPGQGGGGWVALTPLCIARVAGGAGVGIAYPHLSASILRVAPADEAEIAGSSIMTVQLCATAFGASLAGVTVNLAGLGDGPEGVAGAARWLFVVFALGPALCLMIAWGWRQPAER; from the coding sequence GTGAGCCCAGAGGAAGCAGGGGCTGCCGCCCCGATACGACGCGAGCCCGGCTGGCGCGATCTGCTCGCCGGCGCGAACCTCGTCCGCTCGCTGGCACTCGCCGGCGGGGCGGGGCTCCACGCCACCAACCTCTACGTCTCGACCACCATCCTCCCGTCGGTGGTGCGCGACATCGGCGGCCTCGCCTACTACGCCTGGAACACGACGGTCTTCGTCGTCGCCTCGATTCTCGGCTCGGCGGTCGCGTCCCGCCTCCTCGCGCGGCTCGGAGCCCGGGCGGCGTACGCTATCGCTGCCGCGATTTTCGCTGCGGGGTCGCTCCTCTGCGCAGCAGCGCCGGCGATGGCGACGATGCTCGTCGGGCGCTTCGTTCAGGGGCTCGGGGGCGGTCTGCTGCTCGCCCTGCCCTACGCCCTGATCCGCACCACCTTCGCCGAGCCGCTCTGGCCCCGGGCCATGGCCTTGTTCTCGGGCGTATGGGGCATCGCAACCCTGCTCGGTCCGACGATCGGCGGCATCTTCGCGGAGCTCGGCAATTGGCGCGCGGCCTTCTGGTCGCTCGCTCCTGCCACGGCGGCTCTCACGCTCGCGGCCGTCTTCGTCCTGCCGCGCCGCAAAGGCGGCGCGCCGGCGCCGCCGCTTCCCGGGCGCCAGCTTGCCCTGCTCACGGCGGCGGTCCTGGCCGCCTCCGCGAGCAGCGTGGCAGGACGCAGCGCGTGGAGCGCGGGTGGTCTTCTGCTCGCCGTCACGCTGGTCGCTGCCGTGATCACGGCGGAATCACGGGCCCGGCATCGCCTGCTGCCGCGCGGCGCCTTCCGGATCACCAAACCGCTCGGCGCGCTCTACCTGATGTCGGCGCTCCTTGCGATGACCGTCACCTGCACCGAGATCTTCGTGCCCCTCTTCCTCCAGGAGCTGCGCGGGCTCTCGCCGCTCGAGGCCGGTTATCTCGCCGCCCTGATGTCGGTGGGATGGACGGTGGGCGCGATCGTGACCTCGAGCCTGCACGAGGGCCGCTTGATCCTGGTGCTCCGTGGGGCCGCACTCCTGTCGGTGGTCTCGATGGCTGCGCTCGCCGTGCTCCTGCCGGGGCAAGGCGGTGGGGGCTGGGTGGCGCTCACGCCGCTCTGCATCGCGCGCGTCGCCGGTGGCGCCGGGGTCGGCATCGCCTACCCGCACCTCTCGGCGAGCATCCTCCGCGTCGCGCCAGCCGACGAGGCGGAGATCGCCGGGTCGTCGATCATGACGGTGCAGCTCTGCGCCACGGCCTTCGGCGCCTCGCTCGCAGGCGTAACGGTCAACCTGGCAGGCCTGGGTGACGGCCCGGAGGGTGTGGCAGGGGCCGCCCGCTGGCTCTTCGTGGTCTTCGCCCTGGGACCGGCGCTGTGCCTCATGATCGCATGGGGCTGGCGGCAGCCCGCCGAGCGCTGA
- a CDS encoding carboxymuconolactone decarboxylase family protein, whose translation MAKHRPLNYVAAIPDILKALEQVHVVMDGTGFDRTVHHLVQLRASQINGCAFCVKMHTNEARQDGETNERLDRLVVWERVSDFTPKERAALAWTEALTSLERRTDYAALRAGLREHFTEVEVGVLTVTATMINLWNRLQIACH comes from the coding sequence GTGGCCAAGCACCGCCCCTTGAACTACGTCGCAGCGATCCCCGACATCCTGAAGGCACTCGAGCAGGTGCACGTGGTGATGGACGGCACAGGCTTCGACCGCACCGTCCACCACCTCGTGCAGCTGCGCGCCTCCCAGATCAACGGATGCGCGTTCTGCGTGAAGATGCATACGAACGAGGCCCGCCAGGACGGCGAGACGAACGAGCGGCTCGATCGCCTCGTGGTCTGGGAGCGCGTGAGCGACTTCACCCCGAAGGAACGCGCCGCGCTGGCGTGGACCGAGGCGCTCACCTCGCTCGAACGCAGGACCGACTACGCCGCGTTGCGTGCCGGCCTGCGGGAGCATTTCACCGAGGTCGAGGTGGGTGTACTCACCGTGACGGCCACGATGATCAACCTCTGGAACCGCCTCCAGATCGCCTGCCACTGA
- a CDS encoding GNAT family N-acetyltransferase, which yields MEIEIRGAEPEEAAALVALAHRTILRCYRPFLGDAVVDGFVEGGFIERYLEENVGNCVVLVDESEIVGLGIALGKTIDLLLIDPDRQRRGLGSRLLGHVEAHLFHDWAELLLESFEANRPANDFFRRNGWTEAGRFVDEDSGLPKLRFRKVQSG from the coding sequence ATGGAGATCGAGATTCGCGGCGCAGAGCCCGAGGAAGCAGCGGCGCTCGTCGCCCTCGCGCACCGCACCATCCTGCGCTGCTACCGGCCGTTCCTGGGGGACGCGGTGGTCGATGGATTCGTGGAGGGCGGCTTCATCGAGCGCTACCTCGAAGAGAACGTGGGCAATTGCGTCGTCCTCGTCGACGAAAGCGAGATCGTGGGCCTGGGCATCGCGCTGGGCAAGACCATCGACCTGCTGCTCATCGATCCCGACCGCCAGCGCCGAGGCCTCGGCTCCCGCCTGCTCGGCCACGTCGAGGCGCACCTCTTCCATGATTGGGCGGAGCTGCTCCTCGAGAGCTTCGAAGCGAACCGCCCGGCGAACGACTTCTTCCGGCGCAACGGCTGGACCGAGGCGGGCCGCTTCGTCGACGAGGACTCGGGCCTCCCCAAGCTCCGCTTCCGCAAGGTGCAAAGCGGCTGA
- a CDS encoding helix-turn-helix transcriptional regulator, whose protein sequence is MREERLINSLREHRARLGLTQEQLAALVGVTRKSINTVETGRFVPSTLLALKLARALGVPVETLFQLEG, encoded by the coding sequence ATGCGTGAGGAGCGCCTGATCAACTCGCTGCGGGAGCACCGCGCGCGCCTCGGGCTGACGCAGGAGCAGCTCGCCGCGCTGGTGGGCGTCACCCGCAAGAGCATCAACACCGTGGAGACGGGGCGCTTCGTCCCCTCCACGCTGCTCGCGCTCAAGCTCGCGCGGGCACTCGGCGTACCGGTCGAGACGCTCTTCCAGCTCGAGGGTTGA
- the sigJ gene encoding RNA polymerase sigma factor SigJ, whose translation MNELHDVTVFEKKRPYLLGLAYRILGSLADAEDAVQDTFLKWRGADRTTIRDPSAWLTTACTRRCIDILSARHTRVDYVGAWLPEPIHAVTEATPESDLELASSLSTAFLLLLERLTPKERAAYLLHEIFSRPYPEIAAALGMQEAACRKLVSRARTSVGEDRMRHVASRERQEELLAAFRSAVATGVTEPLAALLSDDIALTADGGGKVTTIERALSGKPEVLPFVAERLRNWWSSYEWQLVRINGALGALLLENGQIVAALSFAFDAEGRATGIFIMRNPDKLARLSAEVFLS comes from the coding sequence ATGAACGAGCTCCACGACGTCACCGTCTTCGAGAAGAAGCGCCCCTACCTCCTGGGCCTCGCCTACCGCATCCTGGGATCCCTGGCAGATGCAGAGGACGCGGTGCAGGACACCTTCCTCAAATGGCGCGGCGCCGATCGCACCACCATCCGCGATCCGTCCGCCTGGCTGACGACCGCGTGCACGCGCCGCTGCATCGACATCCTGTCGGCGCGGCACACGCGGGTGGACTACGTCGGCGCCTGGCTGCCGGAACCGATTCACGCGGTGACGGAGGCGACCCCGGAGAGCGATCTCGAGCTCGCGTCCTCGCTGTCGACGGCCTTCCTGCTGCTGCTCGAGCGCCTCACGCCGAAGGAACGGGCCGCGTATCTCCTGCACGAAATCTTCAGCCGGCCGTACCCGGAGATCGCCGCAGCGCTCGGCATGCAGGAGGCCGCCTGCCGCAAGCTCGTTTCCCGCGCGCGCACGAGCGTCGGCGAGGACCGCATGCGCCACGTGGCGTCGCGGGAGCGGCAGGAGGAGCTCCTGGCGGCGTTCCGGAGCGCCGTCGCAACGGGCGTGACCGAGCCGTTGGCCGCCCTGCTGTCAGACGACATCGCGCTCACCGCCGACGGCGGCGGCAAGGTGACGACGATCGAGCGTGCGCTCTCCGGCAAGCCGGAGGTGCTCCCCTTCGTCGCCGAGCGGCTGCGGAACTGGTGGAGCAGCTACGAGTGGCAGCTGGTGCGCATCAACGGGGCCCTTGGCGCGCTGCTCCTCGAGAACGGCCAGATCGTTGCAGCGCTCAGCTTCGCCTTCGATGCGGAAGGGCGTGCGACCGGCATCTTCATCATGCGCAACCCCGACAAGCTCGCACGTCTCTCCGCCGAGGTGTTCCTCTCGTGA